From Salinirubellus salinus, the proteins below share one genomic window:
- a CDS encoding DoxX family protein — protein MGDSDKPFGLGRVLLGLGLALQASEDFRDMDDTVEYAESAGVPMPELAAPFASGMMLVCGLGIALWKAPKIATGGAAAFLAVVTTQMHDFWNKPEEKRDGERLAFWGNLAMFGGVLAMLREAWK, from the coding sequence ATGGGAGACAGCGACAAGCCGTTCGGTCTCGGGCGGGTCCTCCTCGGCCTCGGTCTCGCCCTGCAGGCGAGCGAGGACTTCCGCGACATGGACGACACCGTCGAGTACGCCGAGAGCGCGGGCGTCCCGATGCCGGAACTCGCCGCGCCGTTCGCGTCCGGGATGATGCTCGTCTGCGGGCTGGGAATCGCGCTCTGGAAGGCTCCGAAGATCGCGACCGGTGGTGCGGCCGCGTTCCTCGCCGTCGTGACGACGCAGATGCACGACTTCTGGAACAAGCCCGAGGAGAAACGCGACGGCGAGCGACTCGCCTTCTGGGGGAACCTGGCGATGTTCGGTGGCGTACTGGCGATGCTGCGCGAGGCCTGGAAGTAG
- a CDS encoding aldo/keto reductase, whose amino-acid sequence MTVPRLGLGTSGNDDPEQCAESVRTALEFGYRHVDTAQMYGNEAAVGRGVRGADVDREDVFVATKVHPENLAREDVLATAEASLDRLALDYVDLLYVHWPLGAYDPAETLPAFDALRDRGLTRHVGVSNFTPDLLREAAELLEAPIAANQVEIHPLLPPREDLVAACEDVGADLVAYAPFCRRDALDVPEVVAVAERRGISPAQVCLAWLLAKDCAPIPKATGREHLADNWAALDLELTDEDVARLDGIEERYRKFDPDGSPWQD is encoded by the coding sequence GTGACCGTCCCCCGACTCGGCCTCGGTACCTCCGGCAACGACGACCCCGAGCAGTGCGCCGAGAGCGTCCGCACGGCGCTCGAGTTCGGGTACCGCCACGTCGACACCGCCCAGATGTACGGGAACGAGGCGGCCGTCGGCCGCGGCGTCCGCGGGGCCGACGTCGACCGCGAGGACGTCTTCGTCGCCACGAAGGTCCACCCAGAGAACCTCGCTCGCGAGGACGTGCTGGCGACGGCCGAGGCGAGCCTCGACCGACTCGCTCTCGACTACGTCGACCTGCTCTACGTCCACTGGCCGCTCGGGGCGTACGACCCCGCGGAGACGCTGCCCGCGTTCGATGCACTCCGCGACCGTGGGCTGACCCGCCACGTCGGCGTCTCGAACTTCACCCCCGACCTGTTGCGGGAGGCAGCCGAGCTACTGGAGGCGCCCATCGCCGCGAACCAGGTGGAGATACACCCGCTCTTGCCGCCGCGCGAGGACCTCGTCGCGGCGTGCGAGGACGTGGGTGCCGACCTCGTCGCCTACGCCCCGTTCTGCCGCCGCGACGCGCTGGACGTGCCCGAGGTCGTGGCCGTCGCCGAGCGCCGTGGCATCTCCCCCGCACAGGTCTGTCTCGCGTGGCTGCTGGCGAAGGACTGTGCACCCATCCCGAAGGCGACGGGGCGTGAGCACCTCGCGGACAACTGGGCGGCGCTCGACCTGGAACTCACCGACGAGGACGTCGCACGCCTCGACGGTATCGAGGAGCGCTACCGGAAGTTCGACCCCGACGGGTCGCCGTGGCAGGACTGA
- a CDS encoding MarR family transcriptional regulator, with protein sequence MSQAKATTESAALDSLPPSAKFVHFVLEREPDLTQVELVERTRLSARTVRSAVADLKNADIVDEAVCLRDARKRVYSLTDQ encoded by the coding sequence ATGTCACAGGCGAAAGCCACTACAGAGAGCGCCGCCCTCGACTCGCTCCCGCCCAGCGCGAAGTTCGTCCACTTCGTCCTCGAACGCGAACCCGACCTCACGCAGGTGGAGCTCGTCGAGCGGACCCGCCTGTCTGCCCGGACCGTCCGGAGCGCCGTCGCAGACCTCAAGAACGCCGACATCGTCGACGAGGCGGTCTGTCTCCGCGACGCGCGCAAGCGGGTCTACTCCCTGACCGACCAGTGA
- a CDS encoding VOC family protein produces the protein MSQQTATHIGTETPDAPVSVVGTDHVTLEGTDPAETIAFYRDLLGLPLVLSQPNLDRNHLTHLYFDTGDGRLLTFFVHEDRERVDLPDPDPGQVHHLAFRIEADAVAETYAALEDAGKPVSEYDRGAFHALYTEDHNGLTIELVADKFEIPDARRGEVLAHAHGLRLEDGAEFVTSKHMVAALEALGLPVVENDIRPAAAGRDYR, from the coding sequence ATGTCACAGCAGACAGCGACGCATATCGGCACCGAGACACCCGACGCGCCGGTCAGCGTGGTCGGCACCGACCACGTCACGCTGGAGGGGACGGACCCCGCCGAGACCATCGCGTTCTACCGCGACCTGCTCGGCCTGCCGCTCGTCCTCAGCCAGCCGAACCTCGACCGGAACCACCTCACCCACCTCTACTTCGACACCGGCGACGGCCGCCTGCTCACCTTCTTCGTCCACGAGGACCGCGAGCGCGTCGACCTGCCGGACCCCGACCCCGGACAGGTCCACCACCTCGCGTTCCGTATCGAGGCCGACGCGGTGGCCGAGACCTACGCGGCGCTGGAGGACGCGGGCAAGCCCGTCAGCGAGTACGACCGCGGTGCCTTCCACGCGCTCTACACCGAGGACCACAACGGCCTGACCATCGAACTCGTCGCGGACAAGTTCGAGATCCCGGACGCCCGCCGGGGGGAGGTGCTCGCCCACGCCCACGGCCTGCGACTCGAGGACGGGGCCGAGTTCGTCACCTCCAAGCACATGGTCGCGGCGCTCGAAGCACTCGGCCTCCCCGTGGTCGAGAACGACATCCGGCCGGCCGCGGCGGGACGGGACTACCGCTAG
- a CDS encoding CBS domain-containing protein, which produces MGESERRVESVMTAPVETISATATVREAATVMREHDFNALLVPGGQAGIVTSTDVLDVVVEGEDPAALAVEDVMTAPVESVSSDLRLGEAAAMMTNYGINHLPVIGDDRDYVGMVSSTDLRETLV; this is translated from the coding sequence ATGGGAGAGAGCGAGCGCCGCGTCGAGTCGGTGATGACCGCCCCCGTCGAGACCATCTCCGCGACCGCGACGGTCCGCGAGGCCGCGACGGTCATGCGCGAACACGACTTCAACGCCCTCCTGGTCCCCGGCGGACAGGCGGGTATCGTCACGAGCACGGACGTCCTCGACGTCGTCGTCGAGGGGGAGGACCCCGCGGCGCTGGCCGTCGAGGACGTCATGACCGCGCCCGTCGAGTCGGTGAGTTCCGACCTCCGCCTGGGCGAGGCCGCCGCGATGATGACGAACTACGGCATCAACCACCTCCCGGTCATCGGCGACGACCGGGACTACGTCGGGATGGTCTCCTCGACGGACCTCCGCGAGACGCTGGTCTGA
- a CDS encoding DMT family transporter, with translation MFVLVATLWGGSFVAIEAGVSEWPALLFAAVRYDLAGVVVLALAVGGGSRWRPRTRDDLLSVATLSVFVVFAHHALLYVGQETVPGAVAAAVVALSPVLTALLAPFLLDDEGLAPSDYAGVGVGFLGVLAVTDPFGAGGIPLDGALLVLGATAAFALGSVLLRRTDPGLSVGARQGWGMVLGASLLHAGSLATGEPQAVAVSTTGLLSLAFLVLGPGVVAFVAYFELLDAVGATRTNLVGYLEPLTAAVLSFAVFGYVPSSEAAAGFCLVLVGFGLLEGDTLRVAANDAAGRVQTMRDR, from the coding sequence TTGTTCGTCCTCGTCGCCACGCTGTGGGGCGGGTCCTTCGTCGCCATCGAGGCCGGCGTCTCGGAGTGGCCGGCGCTCCTGTTCGCCGCCGTCAGGTACGACCTCGCGGGGGTCGTCGTCCTCGCGCTCGCCGTCGGCGGTGGGAGCCGCTGGCGGCCGCGGACCCGCGACGACCTGCTGAGCGTGGCCACCCTTTCCGTCTTCGTGGTCTTCGCGCACCACGCGCTGCTCTACGTCGGTCAGGAGACCGTGCCGGGGGCGGTGGCGGCGGCCGTCGTCGCGCTCTCGCCGGTGTTGACGGCCCTGCTCGCCCCGTTCCTGCTCGACGACGAGGGGCTCGCGCCGAGCGACTACGCCGGCGTCGGCGTGGGCTTCCTCGGCGTCCTCGCCGTGACCGACCCGTTCGGGGCGGGCGGCATCCCCCTCGACGGGGCGCTCCTCGTCCTCGGCGCGACGGCCGCGTTCGCGCTCGGGAGCGTGCTCCTGCGTCGGACCGACCCCGGCCTCTCGGTCGGCGCCCGGCAGGGCTGGGGGATGGTGCTGGGCGCGAGCCTGCTCCACGCCGGGAGCCTCGCGACTGGGGAACCGCAGGCCGTCGCCGTCTCGACGACGGGCCTGCTCTCGCTCGCGTTCCTCGTCCTCGGGCCGGGCGTGGTCGCGTTCGTCGCCTACTTCGAGTTGCTCGACGCCGTGGGCGCGACGCGGACGAACCTCGTTGGCTACCTCGAACCGCTGACGGCCGCCGTCCTCTCGTTCGCCGTCTTCGGCTACGTCCCCTCGTCCGAGGCGGCCGCCGGGTTCTGCCTCGTCCTCGTCGGCTTCGGCCTGCTGGAGGGCGACACGCTCCGGGTGGCGGCGAACGACGCCGCGGGCCGGGTCCAGACGATGCGGGACCGATAG
- a CDS encoding Lrp/AsnC family transcriptional regulator: MDERDLRILKAIADRGTGSPERLHEATGIPVSTIHYRLNRLREAGVVENDLFDVDLDALGLGVTVLVEVLADYSGAHEDVADDILDVEGVTTLLSTMGETDFVVVAHLADEDAVGRLLREFETIPAVERTNSTYVIETLYDDARALSSYSLETLVELLADD, translated from the coding sequence ATGGACGAGCGAGACCTGCGAATCCTGAAGGCCATCGCAGACCGCGGGACGGGCAGTCCGGAGCGCCTCCACGAGGCGACGGGCATCCCCGTCTCGACCATCCACTACCGACTCAACCGGTTGCGGGAGGCGGGCGTCGTCGAGAACGACCTCTTCGACGTGGACCTCGACGCCCTCGGACTGGGGGTGACCGTCCTCGTCGAGGTGCTGGCGGACTACTCCGGCGCCCACGAGGACGTGGCCGACGACATCCTCGATGTCGAGGGGGTGACCACCCTGCTCTCGACGATGGGGGAGACGGACTTCGTCGTCGTCGCCCACCTCGCCGACGAGGACGCCGTCGGCCGTCTGCTCCGGGAGTTCGAGACCATCCCCGCGGTCGAGCGGACCAACTCCACGTACGTCATCGAGACGCTGTACGACGACGCGCGGGCGCTCTCGTCGTACTCGCTGGAGACGCTGGTCGAGCTGCTGGCGGACGACTGA
- a CDS encoding L-lactate MFS transporter, giving the protein MTTVEADRNRWLVAAAAMAIHLSIGSVYAYSVYQLPLQTARGWSLADVTLGFTVAIFTLGLSSAALGRYVEKYGPRRSGLVAALLFGGGTVLTGVAVEAGSYAGFLLAFGVVAGVGLGVGYITPVSTLVSWFPDRRGLATGLAVMGFGAGALVTGPVANYLVAVRSIPTAFYVLGVSYFVAMAAGASYLKKPPAGWAPAGMDPADVAAAETHGVVVTTDLEQRTAKEAIRTPQFYLVWLIVFVNVSAGIMLLSVASNMTQAITGATPTVAAGVVGLLGVFNGAGRIVWSSLSDYLGRTGTYGLFFLLQIGAFLALPRLGTVTLFAGAMFLVVTCYGGGFACLPAYLADLFGTGELGAIHGYTLTAWSLAGVAGPTLVSRIVAATGSYELAFYVVAAALAVGLGCVGLLRWRIGVVRRAQLRGTPHGLTR; this is encoded by the coding sequence ATGACGACCGTCGAGGCCGACCGCAACCGGTGGCTCGTCGCCGCGGCCGCCATGGCCATCCACCTCTCCATCGGCTCGGTGTACGCCTACAGCGTCTACCAGCTCCCGCTCCAGACCGCGCGGGGCTGGAGTCTCGCCGACGTGACGCTCGGGTTCACCGTCGCCATCTTCACCCTCGGGCTGTCCAGCGCCGCGCTGGGACGGTACGTCGAGAAGTACGGCCCCCGGCGTTCGGGGCTGGTCGCGGCCCTGCTGTTCGGCGGCGGGACGGTCCTGACGGGGGTCGCCGTCGAGGCGGGCAGCTACGCCGGATTCCTGCTGGCCTTCGGCGTCGTCGCCGGTGTCGGGCTGGGCGTAGGGTACATCACCCCGGTCTCGACGCTCGTCAGCTGGTTCCCCGACCGGCGCGGGCTGGCGACCGGCCTGGCCGTGATGGGGTTCGGCGCGGGGGCCCTGGTCACCGGGCCGGTGGCGAACTACCTCGTCGCGGTCAGGAGCATCCCGACGGCGTTCTACGTGCTCGGGGTGTCCTACTTCGTGGCGATGGCTGCCGGTGCGAGCTACCTGAAGAAACCGCCGGCTGGGTGGGCACCGGCGGGGATGGACCCGGCGGACGTGGCGGCAGCCGAGACCCACGGCGTCGTCGTCACGACCGACCTCGAACAGCGGACTGCGAAGGAGGCCATCCGGACCCCGCAGTTCTACCTCGTCTGGCTCATCGTGTTCGTCAACGTCTCGGCGGGCATCATGCTCCTGTCGGTGGCCTCGAACATGACTCAGGCCATCACCGGGGCGACGCCGACCGTGGCGGCGGGCGTGGTCGGCCTGCTCGGGGTGTTCAACGGGGCGGGTCGAATCGTCTGGTCCAGCCTCTCGGACTACCTCGGCCGGACGGGGACGTACGGGCTGTTCTTCCTCCTCCAGATCGGGGCGTTCCTCGCGCTCCCCCGACTCGGGACCGTCACGCTGTTCGCGGGGGCGATGTTCCTCGTCGTCACCTGCTACGGCGGCGGGTTCGCCTGCCTGCCAGCGTACCTCGCCGACCTGTTCGGCACCGGGGAGCTGGGAGCCATCCACGGCTACACGCTCACGGCGTGGTCGCTGGCGGGCGTCGCCGGTCCCACGCTCGTCTCGCGCATCGTCGCGGCCACCGGGAGCTACGAACTCGCCTTCTACGTCGTCGCCGCCGCGCTGGCCGTGGGGCTCGGCTGCGTGGGCCTGCTCCGCTGGCGCATCGGCGTCGTCCGCCGGGCACAGCTCCGGGGGACGCCACACGGTCTCACGCGCTGA
- a CDS encoding universal stress protein, which yields MDVLAPVDGSECSFRALRFATEFARRYGAGLHVIHVTDIESERAEAVLERAEAVLDEAGILDDPEFVSEFRLLSPGYADRIGEDILEVAREDGYDHVVMGHHGKGAIDRLVLGSAAETVVRAAEVPATVVP from the coding sequence ATGGACGTCCTGGCACCAGTCGACGGCTCCGAGTGCAGTTTCCGTGCGCTCCGCTTCGCCACGGAGTTCGCGCGGCGCTACGGGGCCGGCCTCCACGTCATCCACGTCACGGACATCGAGAGCGAGCGGGCCGAGGCGGTCCTCGAACGGGCCGAGGCGGTCCTCGACGAGGCGGGCATCCTCGACGACCCGGAGTTCGTGAGCGAGTTCCGCCTGCTCAGTCCGGGGTACGCCGACCGCATCGGCGAGGACATCCTCGAGGTGGCCCGCGAGGACGGCTACGACCACGTCGTGATGGGTCACCACGGGAAGGGGGCGATCGACCGCCTCGTCCTCGGCAGTGCGGCCGAGACGGTGGTCCGGGCGGCCGAGGTGCCCGCCACCGTCGTCCCCTGA
- a CDS encoding universal stress protein, translating into MYDRVLFPTDGSDGTAFALGHALDVAAAYDATVHVLGVADTTRLGLLELVDEERVAAHLERECVLLVEEAAERARARGVEVVTDVECGSPANEIVDYAAASAADLVVMATHGRRGLDRLLLGSTTESVLRHAETPVLTVRPSEETRVAFPYRSVLVATDGSDAAGHALDHGVSLAAETGAALHLVTAVDPGALGGVGRVDVAVEAMEDAAERVLETACTTAEAAGVDPVDASVLSGPSVHESIEAYVADEGVSLLVLGTHGRTGLDRFVLGSVTERLVRAAPVPVLAVRGPPDTA; encoded by the coding sequence ATGTACGACCGGGTCCTCTTCCCCACCGACGGGAGCGACGGGACGGCGTTCGCCCTCGGGCACGCCCTCGACGTGGCGGCGGCGTACGACGCGACGGTCCACGTCCTCGGCGTGGCCGACACGACGCGACTGGGACTGCTCGAACTGGTCGACGAGGAGCGGGTCGCAGCCCACCTCGAACGCGAGTGCGTGTTGCTGGTCGAGGAGGCGGCCGAGCGTGCGCGCGCCCGTGGCGTCGAGGTCGTCACCGACGTCGAGTGTGGGTCGCCGGCCAACGAGATCGTCGACTACGCGGCCGCCAGCGCCGCCGACCTCGTCGTGATGGCGACCCACGGTCGACGGGGACTCGACCGCCTGCTGCTCGGGAGCACGACCGAGAGCGTCCTCCGACACGCCGAGACGCCGGTCCTGACCGTCAGGCCGAGCGAGGAGACGCGAGTCGCGTTCCCGTACCGGTCGGTGCTGGTGGCGACCGACGGGAGCGATGCCGCCGGCCACGCCCTCGACCACGGCGTGTCGCTGGCCGCCGAGACGGGCGCGGCGCTCCACCTCGTCACCGCCGTCGACCCGGGCGCGCTGGGTGGGGTGGGCCGCGTCGACGTCGCCGTCGAGGCGATGGAGGACGCGGCCGAGCGGGTCCTCGAGACGGCGTGCACGACGGCCGAGGCGGCGGGCGTCGACCCCGTCGACGCGTCGGTGCTCTCCGGCCCCTCGGTCCACGAGTCCATCGAGGCGTACGTGGCGGACGAGGGTGTGTCGCTCCTCGTCCTCGGCACGCACGGCCGGACCGGGCTGGACCGGTTCGTCCTCGGGAGCGTGACCGAGCGACTCGTCCGGGCCGCACCGGTCCCGGTCCTCGCGGTGCGCGGCCCGCCGGACACGGCCTGA
- a CDS encoding amphi-Trp domain-containing protein — MGELETEEIRTRSGVASYLRDLADQLDADGPVTLELGADRVTLDPSDEITFKLEGESDWSTGDTEAKQSIEFELVWWREATTAEEGTLQVEHGGPEA, encoded by the coding sequence ATGGGAGAACTGGAGACCGAGGAGATCCGGACCCGCTCGGGTGTGGCGTCGTACCTGCGTGACCTGGCCGACCAGCTCGACGCCGACGGACCCGTGACGCTCGAACTCGGTGCCGACCGCGTCACGCTCGACCCGAGCGACGAGATCACGTTCAAACTCGAGGGGGAGTCGGACTGGTCGACGGGCGACACGGAGGCGAAACAGAGCATCGAGTTCGAACTGGTCTGGTGGCGCGAGGCCACCACGGCCGAGGAGGGGACGCTACAGGTCGAACACGGCGGCCCGGAGGCCTGA
- a CDS encoding ester cyclase, producing MSIRTLDEQRAEIRDLSDAMFNEKAYDRIADGYAEDVVMHNVPQGEDVEGIEAFEEWVRANHEAFPDFHVDIEDVVVGEEKTVTQYVATGTHEGPIPWLDIEPTGKEVEFRGTTVHRMEDGKAVEAWWYYDRLEMLQQLGVVPEQPPA from the coding sequence ATGAGTATCAGGACACTCGACGAGCAGCGAGCGGAGATCCGCGACCTGAGCGACGCGATGTTCAACGAGAAGGCGTACGACCGCATCGCCGACGGCTACGCCGAGGACGTCGTCATGCACAACGTTCCGCAGGGAGAGGACGTCGAGGGCATCGAGGCGTTCGAGGAGTGGGTCCGCGCGAACCACGAGGCGTTCCCCGACTTCCACGTCGACATCGAGGACGTCGTGGTCGGCGAGGAGAAGACGGTGACACAGTACGTGGCCACCGGGACCCACGAGGGGCCGATCCCGTGGCTCGACATCGAACCCACGGGTAAGGAGGTCGAGTTCCGCGGCACCACGGTCCACCGGATGGAGGACGGCAAGGCCGTCGAGGCGTGGTGGTACTACGACCGGCTCGAGATGCTCCAGCAGCTCGGGGTGGTCCCGGAACAGCCGCCGGCGTAG
- a CDS encoding pyridoxal phosphate-dependent aminotransferase translates to MTDRPTTPSTVEKGGAGVEGLSLLLCENPLPPLDEAVAAARAELPRSNHYTEPYSAPLRDLLAERAGVPVEHLHVNAGSELILRQLFDRFGQQVHLLTPTYPLFPEIAERYTETRLRPDEAFQFDLRDLSVPDGTTLVTLVNPNNPNGAALDTAVLPDLLAAHPDTRFLVDEAFVDFVDGSVVHLVPEYENLLVTRTLSKAHSLAGFRVGYAVLPEAVAADLNASNDAYPLARPSQAAAIATLEHEDRIRERVQRLRSWARDLAADLRALGVRTFPSETYFFLADVAPHDAGDLTAALAERGIHLKPLDDDRLGPGYVRVTTGRPAENERLVTALGDLL, encoded by the coding sequence ATGACCGACCGACCGACCACGCCGTCGACCGTGGAGAAGGGTGGGGCCGGCGTCGAGGGACTCAGTCTCCTGCTCTGCGAGAACCCGCTGCCGCCGCTGGACGAGGCAGTCGCCGCCGCCCGTGCCGAACTTCCACGGTCGAACCACTACACGGAGCCCTACTCAGCGCCGCTGCGCGACCTGCTCGCCGAGCGCGCCGGGGTCCCCGTCGAGCACCTCCACGTCAACGCGGGGTCAGAGCTGATACTGCGACAGCTGTTCGACCGGTTCGGCCAGCAGGTCCACCTGCTGACGCCGACCTACCCGCTGTTCCCCGAGATCGCCGAGCGCTACACCGAGACGCGGCTCCGGCCGGACGAGGCGTTCCAGTTCGACCTGCGTGACCTCTCGGTCCCGGACGGGACGACGCTCGTGACGCTGGTGAACCCGAACAACCCCAACGGGGCCGCCCTCGACACCGCGGTGTTGCCGGACCTGCTCGCGGCGCACCCCGACACGCGGTTCCTCGTCGACGAGGCGTTCGTCGACTTCGTCGACGGGTCGGTCGTCCACCTCGTCCCCGAGTACGAGAACCTGCTCGTGACTCGCACCCTCTCGAAGGCTCACAGCCTCGCGGGGTTCCGCGTGGGCTACGCCGTGCTCCCCGAGGCCGTCGCGGCCGACCTGAACGCGAGCAACGACGCCTACCCGCTGGCCCGACCCTCGCAGGCCGCGGCCATCGCCACGCTGGAGCACGAAGACCGGATCCGCGAGCGCGTCCAGCGTCTCCGGTCGTGGGCCCGCGACCTCGCGGCGGACCTCCGTGCGCTCGGGGTCCGCACGTTCCCCTCGGAGACGTACTTCTTCCTCGCGGACGTCGCGCCCCACGACGCGGGCGACCTGACCGCCGCGCTGGCCGAGCGGGGTATCCACCTCAAGCCGCTCGACGACGACCGACTCGGCCCGGGCTACGTCCGGGTCACGACGGGCCGGCCCGCGGAGAACGAGCGACTGGTGACCGCGCTCGGGGACCTGCTCTGA
- a CDS encoding VanZ family protein: MAPDSTDPRCRRVVVATLVLLVAAVVPSPLRRHESWAWLGPDKFLHLVGHAGYAAVLADAFGGGRCSDGQAAVLAVVVSTGHSLASGRLQRWVPGRAFELADVLAGLVGAVLAAGGWYAAHHGSSFSPRR; encoded by the coding sequence ATGGCTCCAGACTCGACCGACCCGCGGTGCCGACGCGTCGTCGTCGCCACGCTCGTCCTGCTGGTGGCCGCCGTCGTCCCCTCGCCGCTCCGCCGCCACGAGTCGTGGGCGTGGCTCGGCCCGGACAAGTTCCTCCACCTCGTCGGCCACGCCGGCTACGCGGCAGTGCTGGCCGACGCCTTCGGCGGGGGCCGCTGCAGCGACGGGCAGGCGGCCGTCCTCGCCGTGGTCGTCTCGACTGGCCACAGCCTCGCGAGCGGCCGGCTCCAGCGGTGGGTCCCCGGCCGCGCGTTCGAACTCGCGGACGTCCTCGCCGGCCTCGTCGGGGCGGTGCTGGCGGCCGGCGGCTGGTACGCCGCTCACCACGGCTCCTCCTTCAGCCCGAGGAGGTAG
- a CDS encoding CDP-2,3-bis-(O-geranylgeranyl)-sn-glycerol synthase yields the protein MLSAAALTVATGVWVILPAYVPNSVAVLVGGGPPIDGGRTWRGERLLGDGKTWRGFLGGTLAGAALALVMNALQPTLAPALPSFPPAAVVTLPLGAMLGDSAGSFLKRRSGRERGAPAPLLDQLGFVVVALGLTLAVAPAWTLATFTLPVLAVVLLLTPLVHVLTNVGAYLLGLKEEPW from the coding sequence GTGCTCTCCGCCGCCGCGCTGACCGTCGCCACGGGCGTCTGGGTGATCCTCCCGGCGTACGTCCCGAACAGCGTCGCGGTCCTCGTCGGCGGCGGGCCGCCCATCGACGGCGGGCGGACGTGGCGCGGCGAGCGACTCCTCGGCGACGGCAAGACGTGGCGCGGCTTCCTCGGCGGGACGCTCGCGGGGGCGGCACTCGCGCTCGTGATGAACGCCCTCCAGCCGACGCTCGCGCCCGCGCTGCCGTCGTTCCCGCCCGCGGCCGTCGTGACGCTCCCGCTCGGCGCGATGCTGGGCGACTCCGCCGGCTCGTTCCTGAAACGCCGGAGCGGCAGGGAGCGCGGGGCACCGGCGCCCCTCCTCGACCAGCTCGGGTTCGTCGTCGTCGCGCTCGGGCTCACCCTCGCCGTCGCGCCGGCGTGGACGCTCGCGACGTTCACGCTCCCCGTCCTCGCGGTCGTCCTCCTCCTGACGCCGCTGGTCCACGTCCTCACGAACGTCGGGGCCTACCTCCTCGGGCTGAAGGAGGAGCCGTGGTGA
- a CDS encoding VanZ family protein — MSTLERAAHAIAVGVPAGLLLVGSAVPLPPGRNPDFGWLGPDKFLHLAGHAWLTAALARAIEAEDGPTCRGAALAVALSVGYGLATERLQEAVPGRAFEWPDVLAGLLGSVLVVVAGRRRPRGP; from the coding sequence ATGTCCACGCTCGAACGGGCCGCCCACGCCATCGCGGTCGGCGTCCCCGCCGGTCTCCTCCTCGTCGGTTCCGCCGTCCCGCTCCCGCCGGGGCGCAACCCCGACTTCGGGTGGCTCGGCCCGGACAAGTTCCTCCACCTCGCCGGCCACGCGTGGCTGACGGCCGCGCTCGCCCGCGCTATAGAAGCCGAGGACGGCCCCACCTGCCGCGGTGCTGCCCTCGCCGTCGCGCTCTCGGTGGGCTACGGGCTCGCCACCGAGCGCCTGCAGGAGGCGGTCCCCGGCCGTGCGTTCGAGTGGCCCGACGTGCTCGCCGGGCTCCTCGGGTCGGTCCTCGTCGTCGTCGCCGGACGACGGCGACCACGGGGTCCCTGA
- a CDS encoding pyridoxamine 5'-phosphate oxidase family protein — translation MTLDELAAYDVERMDEAEIRGFLSSHSVGVLGLPTGNAPSMRPMSFWYDGEDGLYLLYFLGSESRKVDLTERAKDARFLVFTTESTFSWRSVLLTGGLVEVPPEDVDDVREAVESVWRPEVFERALAEEEVRLYRFDIADRSGIKSVGLPPGFEAHDSE, via the coding sequence ATGACACTCGACGAACTCGCGGCGTACGACGTGGAGCGCATGGACGAGGCGGAGATCCGGGGGTTCCTGTCGAGTCACAGCGTCGGCGTGCTGGGGCTGCCGACCGGGAACGCCCCGAGCATGCGGCCGATGTCGTTCTGGTACGACGGTGAGGACGGGCTCTACCTGCTCTACTTCCTCGGCTCCGAGAGCCGCAAGGTCGACCTGACCGAGCGGGCGAAGGACGCCCGCTTCCTCGTGTTCACGACGGAGTCGACGTTCAGTTGGCGGAGCGTGCTCCTGACCGGCGGGCTGGTCGAGGTGCCCCCCGAGGACGTCGACGACGTCCGCGAGGCCGTCGAGTCGGTGTGGCGCCCGGAGGTGTTCGAGCGGGCGCTCGCCGAGGAGGAGGTGCGGCTCTACCGCTTCGACATCGCCGACCGATCGGGCATCAAGTCCGTGGGGCTGCCGCCGGGGTTCGAGGCTCACGACTCGGAGTGA